The following are encoded in a window of Cryptococcus neoformans var. neoformans B-3501A chromosome 13, whole genome shotgun sequence genomic DNA:
- a CDS encoding hypothetical protein (HMMPfam hit to C4dic_mal_tran, C4-dicarboxylate transporter/malic acid transport protein, score: -16.7, E(): 2.1e-09): MGTGAVAILVGGVQFPFNGQREIGTVFFMIDLVVFFINVIGVACRAIFHWANFKDSFFDHSDGTYIPCILLAVATLFVGIMDYAVPHSCSLAIALILECTLRGHQRKLDTITPADCLLFFPLMLSGTIGSALANKLPLQEAGHVIIISYWLQGMGMMLSLLKCSVWMARNMLRVNPPPSSLPGYLIAVGPPGFTAFAFLNLGNLAVDAFPASNILASSNGGQIFQVVSVWYSFTLLGLALYILFSTLTIWVFGQALDRKVEWSMGWWSFTFPLTGFFMATAQLGAQLPSETFKKQSLTFSAFNRVIQVVGCLAVTVAWFINFYMTLYSIFISRSLGMPTLSKKDEDEEGYEKYDRAAAAAAARPGQTQWGIRQSNGRAAWASTTIDA, translated from the exons ATGGGTACAGGAGCCGTCGCCATCCTCGTAGGCGGCGTCCAATTTCCGTTCAACGGCCAACGCGAGATCGGtaccgtcttcttcatgatCGACCTCGTTGTCTTTTTCATCAACGTCATCGGCGTGGCTTGCCGTGCAATCTTCCACTGGGCAAATTTCAAAgattccttcttcgaccATTCGGATGGGACGTACATCCCCTGTATCCTTTTGGCGGTAGCGACGCTCTTTGTCGGGATTATGGACTATGCAGTGCCTCACT CGTGTAGTCTGGCGATCGCATTGATCCTCGAATGTACATTGCGGGGACATCAGCGTAAGCTGGATACTATAACCCCTGCAGACTGTTTGCTGTTCTTC CCGCTCATGCTTTCCGGAACCATTGGCAGTGCGCTTGCCAACAAACTGCCCCTCCAGGAAGCCGGCcatgtcatcatcatcagctaCTGGCTACAAGGAATGGGGATGATGCTCTCCCTATTGAAATGCTCCGTGTGGATGGCGAGGAACATGCTTCGCGTCAACCCACcgccctcttcccttcccgGCTACTTGATCGCTGTCGGGCCTCCAGGATTTACTGCCTTTG CGTTCTTAAATCTCGGTAATCTCGCGGTCGACGCGTTTCCGGCTAGCAACATTCTTGCATCTTCAAACGGAGGTCAGATATTCCAAGTCGTCAGTGTATGGTACAGCTTTACCCTCCTC GGTCTTGCTCTCTATatccttttctccaccctGACCATCTGGGTCTTTGGGCAGGCACTCGATCGTAAAGTCGAATGGTCGATGGGGTGGTGGAGTTTTACTTTTCCCCTGACTGGCTTCTTCATGGCTACTGCCCAATTAGGCGCTCAACTACCATCCGAGACGTTCAA GAAACAAAGCCTGACGTTTAGCGCCTTCAATAGGGTCATCCAAGTAGTCGGATGTCTGGCCGTCACAGTAGCCTGGTTCATCAACTTTTACATGACCTTGTacagcatcttcatctcacGATCCCTCGGAATGCCCACATTGTCgaaaaaggatgaggatgaagaagggtacGAAAAGTATGATagggcggcggcggcggcggcggcacGGCCGGGACAGACGCAGTGGGGTATCCGACAGAGTAATGGAAGAGCTGCGTGGGCGTCTACGACGATTGATGCGTAG
- a CDS encoding hypothetical protein (Match to EST gb|CF193691.1|CF193691) — protein MSPRPPPPGKARLLYCKAHVAIHPTAFKGDNVPGYLALVELDAAANDDAQRPGVAGEGVLVTWVPDQVLARMDEQDREGYRRVGELAEGDREEDELWLVNPSRADREVHEAGVDNDEPEPDVVPSVKNKKPSPPTNYPPKPDYPAAYPQFDRLDTTNPKQALLTSLSNLTNLSRRKASQILSHPLAQPVVPHLPPAVRSLVNVPGEWERNGQSNSKSLLQKGNDVASEFESARLYLAKWARVVAEEGERARRSELAAQARIRGSRSGSTPIPRDDDDVEDLGSSLGVFSLLPSKAYSKRPVPSPTRTPQDPITFPEWEKWAKDGKDELFVRQQIFRRGFSDMEGDKLARREGWEVLLGVVPWSVGGFGQGEQAVEKRKREREEMRQGRRRVYEGLKSKWRAEFGDGSGNETWKEEWHRIDVDCRRTDRNQPIYAVPTTPTVPRALGEEENGRKSEKGEWEDDEEEGGMASLNRESFPPSQITHIAALRTILMTYHTFSPELGYVQGMSDLLSPIYVVFDANEGDAFWGLVGVMKMMESNFLRDQSGMKKQLSTLQQLISILDPVLYTHLERTDSLNLFFTFRWILIAFKREFPFDAVIHLWEVLWTGYYSEKFVLFVAMAVLESHREVIIRYLGEFDEVLKYANDLSGTIDLDTTLAQAEVLFLSYRALVEDLDKENNEMVGSDDGLRRRTTTTTTTTTTTDLAADGQGKGKDKVPAKSEDGLDEGLGEGDGGERKEKMETRAISEELRELLSPSH, from the exons ATGtccccccgcccccccccACCAGGCAAGGCCCGTCTGCTGTACTGCAAAGCCCACGTGGCCATACACCCCACCGCGTTCAAGGGCGACAACGTCCCCGGCTACCTCGCCCTCGTAGAGCTGGACGCTGCGGCGAACGACGACGCGCAACGGCCCGGCGTCGCGGGCGAGGGCGTGCTTGTCACCTGGGTGCCGGACCAGGTGCTGGCGCGGATGGACGAGCAGGACAGGGAGGGGTACAGGCGCGTCGGCGAGCTTGCAGAGGGCGAcagggaggaggacg AACTGTGGCTCGTCAACCCGTCCAGAGCCGATCGAGAAGTCCATGAAGCAGGCGTCGACAACGACGAGCCCGAACCCGACGTCGTCCCCTCCGTCAAAAACAAGAAaccttctccacccacCAACTACCCGCCTAAACCTGATTACCCAGCCGCCTACCCACAGTTTGACAGGCTGGACACGACGAACCCCAAACAGGCACTCCTCACGTCCCTATCCAACCTGACCAACCTTTCGCGCCGCAAAGCATCCCAGATCCTCTCCCACCCGCTCGCCCAGCCCGTCGTACCCCACCTCCCGCCGGCCGTACGTTCCCTCGTCAACGTCCCCGGCGAATGGGAACGTAACGGTCAATCGAACAGCAAATCCCTTTTGCAAAAGGGAAACGATGTGGCGAGCGAATTCGAAAGCGCGAGATTGTACTTGGCGAAATGGGCAAGGGTCGTGGCCGAAGAAGGCGAACGTGCCCGTCGATCTGAGCTTGCCGCCCAAGCCCGTATCCGCGGATCCCGCTCCGGATCCACCCCTATTCCAAgggacgacgacgacgtGGAAGACCTCGGCTCATCGCTCGGcgtcttctccctcctcccttccaaAGCATACTCCAAACGGCCCGTTCCCTCGCCTACACGAACCCCACAAGACCCCATTACATTCCCCGAATGGGAAAAATGGGCAAAAGACGGCAAAGACGAGCTGTTTGTGCGACAACAGATATTTAGGAGGGGGTTCTCCGATATGGAGGGTGATAAGCtggcgaggagggaggggTGGGAGGTTTTGTTGGGCGTTGTGCCCTGGTCGGTCGGTGGGTTTGGACAAGGTGAACAAGctgtggagaagagaaaaagggagagggaggaaatgaggcagggaaggaggagggtgtaTGAAGGGCTGAAGAGTAAGTGGAGGGCAGAGTTTGGGGACGGGAGTGGGAATGAAACttggaaggaggaatggCATCGGATCGAC GTCGATTGTAGGAGGACAGATCGGAATCAACCGATCTACGCAGTCCCTACTACGCCGACTGTACCTCGAGCGttgggggaagaggaaaacgGGAGAAAGAGTGAGAAGGGTGAatgggaggatgatgaagaggaaggaggtaTGGCGAGTTTGAACCGTGAGTCCTTCCCTCCATCACAGATTA CACATATCGCCGCACTCCGTACCATCCTCATGACATATCACACCTTTTCCCCCGAGTTGGGCTACGTCCAAG GCATGTCAGATTTGTTGAGCCCGATATACGTCGTGTTCGATGCCAATGAGGGTGATGCCTTTTGGGGTTTGGTAGGtgtgatgaagatgatg GAGAGCAACTTTCTGCGCGACCAAagtgggatgaagaaacagctctccaccctccaacaactcatctccatcctcgaccCTGTGCTATACACCCACCTCGAACGCACCGACTCgctcaacctcttcttcacctttcGCTGGATCCTCATCGCTTTCAAACGTGAATTCCCATTCGACGCCGTTATCCATCTCTGGGAAGTCCTCTGGACGGGGTATTATTCCGAGAAATTCGTCTTGTTTGTGGCGATGGCGGTGCTGGAGAGCCATAGGGAGGTGATCATAAGGTATCTCGGAGAGTTTGACGAGGTGTTGAAGTATGCGAATGATCTTAGCGGTACC ATCGACCTTGATACAACACTGGCCCAAGCCGAggttctcttcctcagtTACCGAGCGCTTGTGGAGGATCTTGATAAAGAGAATAATGAGATGGTTGGGTCGGATGATGGGTTACGACGCCgcacgacgacgacgacgacgacgacgacgacgactgATCTGGCTGCCGATGGTCAGGGTAAAGGCAAAGACAAGGTTCCTGCGAAAAGTGAAGATGGGCTCGACGAGGGACTCGGcgagggagatggaggggaaaggaaagaaaaaatggaaACAAGGGCGATTTCAGAAGAATTGAGAGAGTTGCTG TCACCAAGTCAttaa
- a CDS encoding hypothetical protein (HMMPfam hit to Pex14_N, Peroxisomal membrane anchor protein (Pex14p) conserved region, score: 104.3, E(): 3e-28) gives MPDPTSPDRVQLIQNAILFLNDPKTQNSSLTSRVQFLESKGLTEKEIEQAIREAGGGYGSSAGSGKQGAVGEGEAEGERTGPSSVYERPPERPRVPAPNYGYGNTYAPPEPPKRDWRDLFIMAMVSGGVVYGLTALARKYLLPHLRPPSTTAFQSTSSELTSKYDEATRLLNELTEETTKVQASIEEDREKVNQVVEEVEGAVKGLKAGEERWRDEMRDMRGEVESLKELVPRMIEKHMQSQSSALADLQSEIRSLKTLLASRSQLPPTASAAGSGSGSRSDVGSPAPTPTAAAANALLGPRAGGKAGIPAWQMAPPAPPPTNTAHTSSDSTSTSGSGSGEDTSETGKGNDKEV, from the exons ATGCCCGACCCAACCTCACCGGACAGAGTGCAACTCATCCAGAAtgccatcctcttcctcaacgaCCCAAAAACCCAAAACTCGTCGCTTACTTCGCGTGTCCAGTTCCTCGAGTCCAAAGGGCTCACAGAAAAGGAAATTGAGCAGGCTATACGGGAAGCGGGCGGTGGGTATGGGTCTTCCGCTGGCTCCGGGAAGCAAGGTGCGgtgggggaaggggaagcggaaggggaaaggacAGGACCGTCTTCCGTGTACGAACGACCACCCGAAAGACCGCGTGTACCTGCTCCGAACTATGGGTACGGCAACACTTATGCCCCGCCCGAGCCGCCAAAGAGGGATTGGAGAGATTTATTC ATTATGGCGATGGTCTCGGGTGGTGTGGTATATGGTCTCACAGCTCTTGCTCGC AAATACCTTCTCCCGCACTTGCGACCCCCGTCTACTACTGCATTCCAATCCACCTCTTCCGAACTCACGTCCAAATATGACGAAGCCACGCGTCTACTGAACGAGTTGACGGAGGAAACGACCAAGGTCCAGGCGAGTATCGAAGAAGATCGGGAGAAAGTGAATcaggtggtggaagaggtggaaggcGCGGTAAAGGGGTTAAAGgcgggggaagagaggtggagggatGAGATGAGGGATATGAGgggagaggtggagagTTTGAAAGAGTTGGTTCCTAGG ATGATTGAGAAGCACATGCAATCACAATCTTCTGCTCTCGCAGACCTCCAATCTGAAATCCGGTCACTCAAAACGCTTCTTGCTTCTCGATCCCAACTCCCTCCTACCGCTTCTGCCGCTGGCTCTGGTTCGGGAAGTAGAAGCGACGTTGGTAGCCCGGCACCGACACCAACTGCAGCTGCTGCGAACGCCCTTCTAGGCCCGAGGGCGGGTGGGAAAGCTGGGATACCCGCTTGGCAGATGGCACCTCCTGCGCCTCCTCCTACCAATACGGCCCATACTTCAAGTGATAGTACTAGCACGAGCGGGAGCGGAAGCGGGGAGGATACCTCGGAAACGGGCAAAGGGAACGATAAGGAAGTGtaa
- a CDS encoding hypothetical protein (Match to ESTs gb|CF187689.1|CF187689, gb|CF186240.1|CF186240, gb|CF186402.1|CF186402; HMMPfam hit to Aminotran_1_2, Aminotransferase class I and II, score: 294.4, E(): 1.7e-85) has protein sequence MSFTNFWAGVPEGPPDPILGVTDAFKKDTSPKKVNLGVGAYRDEDGKPYVLDSVLKAEDILHKKKLDKEYLPITGAADFIKLASELAYGKDSKPLREGRVAVSQSISGTGALRIATGFLSSFYSGPKVIYLPNPTWGNHVPLAESVGIKVERYRYFDKKTVGLDFEGMKEDIKNAESGSIILLHACAQNPTGIDPTQEQWKELSDLLKAKKHLPLFDMAYQGFASGDIIRDAFAVRYFVEQGHQIILCQSFAKNLGLYAERAGTFSMVCASPEEKERVMSQIKRVVRPLYSSPPIHGAQLVATILGTPELYDEWLTEVKKMADRIIAMREKLYNLLIELKTPGEWGHIKSQIECLGMFSFTGISKEQVDDLAEYAHVYMTKDGRISMAGLNEHNIQYFAESLSKAVKGELRTKSAL, from the exons ATGA GTTTTACCAACTTCTGGGCTGGTGTTCCCGAGGG TCCTCCCGACCCCATCCTCG GTGTGACTGATGCATTCAAGAAGGACACATCTCCAAAAAAGGTTAACCTTGGTGTCG GCGCCTAT CGTGACGAGGATGGCAAGCCTTACGTTCTCGACTCTGTCTTGAAGGCCGAAGACATCTTgcacaagaagaagctcgatAAGGAGTACCTTCCTATCACC GGTGCTGCCGACTTTATCAAGCTTGCTTCTGAACTCGCCTATGGCAAAGACTCCAAGCCTCTGCGGGAGGGTAGA GTCGCTGTCTCTCAATCCATCTCTGGTACAGGCGCCCTCCGGATCGCTACTGGTTTCCTCTCCAGTTTCTACTCTGGCCCCAAGGTCATCTACTTGCCCAACCCCACTTGGGGTAACCACGTTCCTTTGGCCGAATCTGTCGGTATCAAGGTCGAAAGATATAGGTATTTTGACAAGAAGACAGTCGGTCTTGACTTTGAGGGCATGAAGGAGGACATCAAG AACGCCGAATCCGGCTCTATT ATTCTCCTCCATGCCTGTGCCCAAAACCCTACTGGTATCGACCCTACGCAGGAGCAATGGAAGGAGTTGAGCGATTTGCTCAAAGCCAAGAAGCATCTTCCCTTGTTCGACATGGCTTACCAAGGTTTCGCATCTGGCGACATTATCCGTGACGCTTTTGCCGTACGATACTTTGTTGAGCAGGGTCACCAGATCATCCTCTGCCAATCTTTCGCCAAG AACTTGGGTCTCTACGCTGAGCGTGCCGGTACCTTCTCCATGGTCTGCGCTTCCcccgaggagaaggaacgGGTCATGTCCCAGATCAAGCGTGTCGTCCGACCTCTCTACTCTTCTCCCCCCATCCATGGTGCTCAGCTGGTTGCTACCATCCTCGGTACTCCTGAGCTTTACGACGAGTG GCTTAccgaggtgaagaagatggctgACCGTATCATCGCCATGCGAGAAAAGCTTTACAACCTCCTCATTGAGCTCAAAACTCCTGGAGAATGGGGCCACATCAAGTCTCAAATCG AGTGTTTAGGCATGTTCTCTTTCACCGGTATCTCCAAAGAACAAGTCGACGACCTTGCCGAGTACGCTCACGTGTACATGACCAAGGACGGCCGTATCTCCATGGCTGGTTTGAACGAACATAACATTCAGTACTTTGCTGAGAGCTTGTCCAAGGCTGTCAAAGGCGAATTGAGGACCAAGTCGGCACTTtag
- a CDS encoding hypothetical protein (HMMPfam hit to Aldo_ket_red, Aldo/keto reductase family, score: 233.5, E(): 3.7e-67), with amino-acid sequence MPRPALTSSTDFTPADPNAKFSMADLFAPVPEPRTELERYRLLSPTAAVRVSPLCLGAMSIGDQWTPFMGGALNFEEACKLLDTFYEAGGNFIDTANNYQHEQSEMIIGEWMEKRGIRDEIVLATKYTTFCLDRKEGKFQGIGANFVGNHRKSLRHSVEDSLKKLRTDYIDLLYVHWWDYSTSIPELMQSLNDLVKSGKVLYLGISDTPAWIVSQANEYARHHGLAQFVVYQGLWNLGVRDLERDIIPMARANGMSIAPWGVLGQGKFKSPEELQNKDKWRANAPPTEQDIKISEALSEVAKEIGDDVKPASIAMAWARQTVTDCYPIVGGTNPEHLKANIEALKITLTDKQMDRLNNAYKFDYGFPYNRFGRDPHYLPEGKPDNGLLTTAAHLKYTQLP; translated from the exons ATGCCTCGACCTGCCCTCACCTCTTCTACTGACTTCACCCCCGCTGACCCCAATGCCAAGTTCA GCATGGCCGATCTTTTTGCTCCTGTCCCCGAGCCCAGAACGGAGCTTGAGCGATACAGGCTTCTTTCTCCTACTGCCGCTG TCCGAGTCTCTCCTCTCTGCTTGGGTGCGATGTCCATCGGTGACCAGTGGACCCCTTTCATGGGTGGCGCCCTTAACTTTGAGGAGGCTTGCAAACTCCTCGACACTTTCTATGAGGCTGGGGGTAACTTTATCGACACTGCCAACAACTACCAACATGAGCAGTCTGAGATGATTATCGGTgaatggatggagaagcGAGGCATTCGGGATGAAATTGTTCTTGCTAC CAAGTACACCACCTTCTGCCTTGACAGGAAAGAGGGCAAGTTCCAGGGTATCGGTGCCAACTTCGTTGGTAACCACAGGAAGAGTCTTCGCCACTCT GTAGAAGACTCTCTCAAGAAGCTCCGTACCGACTACATCGACCTTCTCTACGTCCACTGGTGGGACTACTCCACGTCCATTCCCGAGTTGATGCAGAGTTTAAACGACCTCGTCAAGAGCGGCAAGGTTCTCTATCTTGGTATCTCTGATACCCCTG CCTGGATCGTCTCCCAGGCCAACGAGTATGCCCGTCACCACGGCCTCGCCCAATTTGTTGTCTATCAAGGTTTGTGGAACCTCGGTGTTAGGGATTTGGAGCGGGACATCATCCCTATGGCTCGTGCCAACGGTATGAGCATCG CGCCTTGGGGTGTTCTCGGTCAGGGCAAATTCAAATCGCCCGAGGAACTCCAGAACAAGGACAAGTGGCGAGCTAATGCACCTCCCACCGAGCAGGACATCAAGATCTCTGAAGCTCTATCCGAGGTTGCCAAAGAGATCGGTGACGATGTCAAACCTGCCAGTA TTGCAATGGCATGGGCCAGGCAGACAGTTACCGACTGTTACCCTATCGTTGGCGGTACCAACCCCGAGCACCTCAAGGCTAACATTGAG GCTCTCAAAATCACCCTCACCGATAAGCAAATGGACAGGCTCAACAACGCTTATAAATTTGACTATGGATTCCCTTACAACCGCTTTGGTAGAGACCCTCATTACCTTCCTGAGGGTAAGCCAGATAATGGTTTGCTTACGACA GCTGCGCACTTGAAGTACACTCAACTTCCTTAA
- a CDS encoding hypothetical protein (Match to EST gb|CF193092.1|CF193092) → MRSIRRLLSRRLFSTTACLAAKPPVKLLHIPKLGSESEHLLARQWVDAFTPEDIPKEGWVATRSRSSGPGGQHVNKTESKVTIRCDLDQAVGRWLPKFIMSALTKSTHYHHSPPSLLITSQTTRSASQNQANALSLLHQTIVSSANSLIINPTSPEQKERVKELEKKEKERRMEMKKRRSMKKASRRE, encoded by the exons ATGAGGAGTATTCGTCGTTTGCTCTCTCGTCGACTATTCTCTACTACGGCTTGCCTTGCCGCCAAACCTCCAGTAAAGCTCCTTCATATCCCAAAGCTTGGCTCAGAATCTGAACATCTACTGGCAAGACAATGGGTGGATGCGTTTACGCCAGAAGATATACCGAAGGAAGGCTGGGTGGCCACAAGGAGTCGGTCCAGCGGTCCCGGTGGTCAG CATGTAAATAAGACGGAATCAAAGGTTACTATAAGATGTGATCTAGATCAGGCTGTCGGTCGGTGGTTACCCAAGTTCATCATGTCAGCTTTAACGAAATCT ACGCATTACCATCACTCCCCACCGTCACTCCTCATCACCTCTCAGACAACACGGTCGGCTTCTCAAAATCAAGCTAATGCTCTGAGTCTCTTACATCAAACTATCGTCTCGTCAGCCAACTCTCTCATCATAAATCCCACCAGTCCGGAACAGAAAGAACGAGTCAAGGaactggagaagaaagaaaaagaaagaagaatggagatgaaaaagagaagaagcatgAAAAAAGCTAGTCGAAGGGAATAA